In the genome of Tetrapisispora phaffii CBS 4417 chromosome 14, complete genome, one region contains:
- the TPHA0N01910 gene encoding SDR family oxidoreductase (similar to Saccharomyces cerevisiae YIR036C): MARKVILVTGVSRGIGKCIVSELLDVGEGSDVVVYGVARSEGPLIELKNKYGELFNYVVGDISEDSVLEELVEKIKEAYGYIDSIIANAGILEPVSNVNMIDGAAWKHLFDVNFFSIVSLVSKTIGLVSARKGTYVFVSSGASVKPYYGWGAYGASKAALNHFASTLANEESSIKCVAIAPGVVDTQMQVDIRGKYGPAGMTKDALKRFTDLYKNNQLLDSSVPAKLYANLASRGIPDNCNGLYLRYDDDKLKDFAD; this comes from the coding sequence ATGGCAAGGAAGGTCATCTTGGTTACTGGCGTGTCGAGAGGTATTGGGAAATGTATTGTATCGGAATTATTAGATGTAGGAGAAGGTTCTGATGTTGTGGTGTATGGTGTTGCTAGATCTGAGGGGCCTTTGATagaattgaagaataaATATGGCGAGTTGTTCAACTATGTTGTTGGGGATATCTCTGAAGATTCTGTTTTGGAGGAGTTAGTCGAAAAAATCAAGGAAGCATATGGTTATATTGATTCAATCATTGCTAATGCAGGTATTCTGGAACCTGTCTCTAATGTCAATATGATTGATGGCGCTGCGTGGAAACATTTATTCGATGTCAATTTTTTCAGTATTGTTAGTTTGGTCTCAAAGACAATTGGACTTGTTTCTGCAAGAAAAGGTACCTATGTTTTTGTCAGTTCTGGTGCAAGTGTTAAGCCATACTACGGCTGGGGTGCGTATGGAGCTTCAAAAGCAGCATTGAACCATTTTGCTTCAACTTTAGCTAATGAAGAATCGTCTATCAAATGTGTAGCAATCGCTCCGGGAGTCGTTGATACGCAAATGCAAGTAGACATAAGGGGAAAATATGGGCCAGCAGGAATGACAAAGGATGCATTGAAAAGGTTCACTGATCTGTATAAGAACAATCAACTTCTGGACAGCTCTGTTCCAGCAAAGCTATATGCCAATCTTGCTAGCAGGGGTATTCCTGACAACTGTAATGGACTTTATCTCAGgtatgatgatgataaattaaaagattttgCAGATTGA
- the PAN3 gene encoding PAN-complex poly(A)-binding subunit PAN3 (similar to Saccharomyces cerevisiae PAN3 (YKL025C); ancestral locus Anc_2.669): protein MEKSNSEWAKNIPCRNVIIYGYCKKQTEGCPFRHEGDDDNATHIAKPNNNIASNSVLDKGINEPVADNDTESNAAINENNTLSLKSLQLNSLNQQQNTETATQVIPISGFTSISQLIQPPSSAGSINAGIASSPTPNSVPKFNAKTSASFTPMGGKADLNTETANQNNETTVNSAGLSITGNIAPPLGSIHPVINTLAPSFDAYAARSFTPSASSSNLVNAPGMHSESIENHNQIIQPQGQIAQQPPMPMPFPTQPGMPHPSSSSAPSHYPPFPISQMGGDPTVIGQAPPHFPQANLGLKYPIIYPPPHSLLQYHLYAPDPPPHFNLSLKPNEQLPESLFIPNNLRIDLVKKNMAALQIFPPGGLIPDIVQDYFGLVSLDFHKQEATNVGSQSNHFFGHKSSLYKVFSNVDGNVYLMRRIHDAKAIDPTQLAQAYQEWSSVSSTNIVKLKDLFTTTKFGDTSLCAIYDYYPLASSLYETHFVTFPLEYVTQDYLWLYLTQITTAMKAIHSKGLYIGDSLNWNKIIVTGKPGRIKVVSSEVFKILDPNNLHNNSSTSTTHSNDVIKEQQADFRRLGELLNKLSNAIKPSPQSLSNNDTNSSGDLTNAKNKSNFPKIDELSVDENFKEVLKYLLDDSNTKKNIKELSHIFSDKLFELLDSSQSLTEYTESVLSKELENGRLFRLICKLNCIFGRMESRVDINWSDSGEKFPIILFYDYVFHQVDETGKPFVDLTHILRCLNKLDSGVAEKIMLVTPDEMNCIIISYKELKDLVETTFRSLTQ, encoded by the coding sequence atggaaaaatcaaattcgGAATGGGCGAAAAATATTCCATGTAGAAATGTGATTATATATGGTTATTGTAAGAAACAAACAGAAGGTTGTCCTTTTAGACATGAAGGCGATGACGATAATGCAACTCATATAGCAAaaccaaataataatattgcaTCAAACTCAGTTTTAGATAAAGGTATCAATGAACCCGTTGCGGATAATGACACTGAAAGTAATGCTGctattaatgaaaataatacattgtctttaaaatctttaCAGTTGAATAGCCTCAACCAACAACAAAATACAGAGACTGCCACACAAGTAATACCAATTTCGGGGTTCACTTCTATATCGCAACTAATACAGCCACCATCCTCAGCAGGAAGCATTAATGCTGGAATCGCAAGTTCCCCAACACCAAATTCGGTCCCGAAATTTAATGCAAAAACTTCTGCTAGTTTCACTCCAATGGGTGGCAAAGCTGATTTGAATACAGAAACTGCtaatcaaaataatgaaacGACCGTTAACTCTGCTGGTTTATCTATAACTGGAAATATAGCTCCACCATTGGGGTCAATACACCCTGTAATCAATACATTGGCGCCATCTTTTGATGCATATGCTGCACGTAGTTTCACTCCTTCTGCGTCATCAAGCAATTTGGTAAATGCACCAGGTATGCATTCAGAGTCAATTGAGAATCATAACCAAATTATTCAGCCACAAGGTCAAATAGCACAACAACCTCCAATGCCTATGCCTTTCCCAACACAACCGGGAATGCCACATCCATCATCATCAAGTGCGCCATCTCACTATCCTCCATTCCCAATTTCACAAATGGGCGGTGATCCAACAGTTATTGGCCAAGCACCACCACATTTTCCACAGGCAAATTTAGGTCTAAAGTATCCAATAATATATCCACCACCTCATAGTTTACtacaatatcatttatatgCGCCTGATCCACCTCCGCATTTCAATTTGTCATTAAAACCAAATGAACAATTACcagaatcattatttattccTAATAATTTAAGAATAGATCTTGTGAAAAAGAATATGGCTGCATTACAAATTTTTCCTCCTGGTGGTCTCATACCTGATATAGTTCAAGATTATTTCGGTCTAGTTTCACTTGATTTTCATAAACAGGAAGCTACTAATGTTGGTAGCCAGTCTAATCATTTTTTTGGTCATAAGAGTTCCTTATACAAGGTATTTTCAAATGTTGATGGTAACGTATACTTAATGCGCCGTATACATGATGCAAAAGCAATCGATCCAACTCAATTAGCACAAGCCTATCAAGAATGGAGTTCTGTTTCTTCAACTAATATAGTGAAGTTAAAGGATTTATTTACTACAACTAAGTTTGGAGATACTTCATTATGTGCGATATATGATTATTATCCATTAGCATCATCATTATATGAAACCCACTTTGTTACCTTCCCGTTGGAATATGTCACACAAGACTACTTATGGTTATACCTTACTCAAATAACAACTGCTATGAAGGCTATTCATTCTAAAGGATTATATATCGGagattcattaaattggaataaaataattgttaCAGGTAAGCCAGGCAGGATTAAGGTAGTTAGCTCCGAGGTTTTCAAGATTTTAGATCCAAATAATCTACATAATAATAGCTCTACTTCAACAACTCATTCGAATGATGTTATAAAAGAACAACAAGCTGATTTCCGCAGACTGGGTGAATTATTGAACAAACTATCTAATGCAATCAAACCATCTCCTCAGTCactttcaaataatgatacGAACTCCTCAGGAGACTTAACAAATGCCAAAAACAAATCTAATTTCCCtaaaattgatgaattatCAGTCGATGAGAACTTTAAGGaagtattaaaatatctattAGATGACTCAAATAcgaagaaaaatattaaagaattatcCCACATATTTAGTGACAAGTTATTCGAATTGTTAGACTCTTCACAGTCACTCACGGAGTATACAGAATCAGTCCTGTCtaaagaattagaaaacgGTAGGCTATTTAGATTAATTTGCAAATTGAATTGCATATTTGGTAGAATGGAATCAAGAGTTGATATAAATTGGTCTGATTCTGGTGAAAAATTTCCAATTATCCTATTTTATGACTATGTTTTCCATCAAGTTGACGAAACGGGTAAACCTTTTGTGGATTTGACCCACATTTTAAGATGtctaaataaattagaCAGTGGTGTAGCTGAAAAAATCATGTTAGTAACGCCTGACGAAATGAACTGTATTATCATAAGCTATAAGGAACTTAAGGATCTCGTTGAAACTACATTCAGATCTCTCACCCAGTAG
- the TPHA0N01930 gene encoding sugar porter family MFS transporter, whose amino-acid sequence MSQEDINENVNAEAANLASSASQSIASQKESPEDMDLKNENYADTPHEVGPLSQYLGVLSLCLMIAFGGFIFGWDTGTISGFVSQDDFLRRFGSKHHDGTYYFSKVRTGLVVGIFNVGCAIGGLTLGRTGDMYGRKPGLMIVVVVYTIGIIISIASINKWYQYFIGRIISGLGVGGIAVLSPTLIAETAPAHLRGTAVAFYQLMITLGIFLGYCTNYGTHHHYKDSTQWRVPLGLSFAWALFMIGGMLFVPESARYLVQQGRLEEAKVSLSKTNKAPIDSPIVVTEFDEISAGVEAERAAGSATWGELFSRNGAVLQRVIMGIMLQSLQQLTGNNYFFYYGTTIFNSVGLNDGFEAAIVIGIVNFASTSFSLWTVNHFGRRTCLLVGAFTMACCFLIYASVGVTRLYLDGYDGPTSKGAGNCLIVFTMFFIFCFANSWAPLAYVIVSETFPLRIRGRAMGLSIGANWIWGFLISFFTPFITGAIHFAYGYVFFGCLLFAFFYVFFFVCETSGLTLEEVDEMYIEGTLPWKSTSWVPPSQRGADYDVDAAGHDDRPWYKRFL is encoded by the coding sequence ATGTCACAAGAAGATATTAACGAAAACGTGAATGCTGAAGCAGCTAACTTAGCTTCTTCAGCTTCTCAATCAATTGCATCTCAAAAAGAATCTCCAGAAGACAtggatttaaaaaatgaaaactaTGCTGACACTCCACATGAAGTTGGTCCATTGTCTCAATATTTGGGTGTGTTATCCCTATGTTTAATGATTGCCTTCGGTGGTTTCATTTTCGGTTGGGATACTGGTACCATTTCTGGTTTCGTCTCTCAAGACGATTTCTTAAGAAGATTCGGCTCCAAACATCACGATGGtacttattatttttcaaaggTTAGAACTGGTTTAGTTGTCGGTATTTTCAATGTTGGTTGTGCTATCGGTGGTTTAACTTTAGGTAGAACTGGTGATATGTACGGTAGAAAACCAGGTTTGATGATTGTCGTTGTTGTTTACACCATCGGTATCATTATCAGTATTGCTTCTATTAACAAATGGTACCAATACTTCATCGGTAGAATTATCTCCGGTTTAGGTGTTGGTGGTATTGCTGTCTTATCCCCAACTTTAATTGCCGAAACTGCTCCAGCTCATTTAAGAGGTACTGCCGTCGCTTTCtatcaattaatgattACTTTAGGTATTTTCTTAGGTTACTGTACTAACTACGGTACCCATCATCATTACAAAGATTCTACTCAATGGAGAGTCCCATTAGGTTTATCTTTCGCTTGGGCTCTATTCATGATCGGTGGTATGTTATTTGTTCCAGAATCCGCTAGATACTTAGTTCAACAAGGTAGATTAGAAGAAGCTAAAGTTTCTCTATCCAAGACTAACAAAGCTCCAATCGACTCTCCAATCGTTGTTActgaatttgatgaaatttcTGCCGGTGTTGAAGCTGAAAGAGCTGCTGGTTCTGCCACTTGGGGTGAACTTTTCTCTAGAAACGGTGCTGTCTTACAAAGAGTTATCATGGGTATTATGTTACAATCTTTACAACAATTGACTGGTAACAATTATTTCTTCTACTACGGTACTACTATTTTCAACTCTGTTGGTTTAAATGATGGTTTCGAAGCTGCTATTGTTATTGGTATTGTTAATTTTGCCTCTACTTCTTTTAGTTTATGGACCGTCAACCATTTCGGTCGTCGTACATGTCTATTAGTTGGTGCTTTCACTATGGCTTGTTGTTTCTTAATTTACGCTTCTGTTGGTGTCACTAGATTATATTTGGATGGTTACGATGGTCCAACTTCTAAAGGTGCCGGTAATTGTTTAATTGTTTTCACCAtgttcttcattttctgtTTCGCTAACAGTTGGGCTCCGTTAGCTTACGTTATTGTTTCCGAAACTTTCCCATTGAGAATCAGAGGTAGAGCTATGGGTCTATCCATTGGTGCCAATTGGATTTGGGGTTTCTTAATTTCCTTCTTCACTCCATTCATTACCGGTGCTATTCATTTCGCTTACGGTTATGTTTTCTTCGgttgtttattatttgctTTCTTCTACGTTTTCTTCTTCGTCTGTGAAACCAGTGGTTTAACTTTAGAAGAGGTCGATGAAATGTACATTGAAGGTACTTTACCATGGAAATCTACTTCTTGGGTCCCACCAAGTCAAAGAGGTGCTGACTACGATGTCGATGCCGCTGGTCATGATGACAGACCATGGTACAAGAGATTCTTATAA
- the TPHA0N01940 gene encoding SDR family oxidoreductase, producing MSVFVSGATGFIAQHIVNDLLQQNYKVIGTARSQEKVDKLIKQFGNNKNFSMEIVKDVADINAFDDVFKRRGSEIKYVLHTASPFHFNVTDAEKDLLIPAVNGTKGILSSIKKYAPKNVERFVVTSSFAAVSDLEDQSNSNVIYTEKDWCKLNWQTAQANAVAAYWGSKTFAEKAAWEFLEENKDSVSLKITAINPVYVFGPQLFDEDVTAKLNTSCEFINSLVHSTPETKVEKTCAGNFIDVRDVSKAHILAFQKEETIGKRLILSEGPFGMQDIVNTLNKDFPQLKGKIAPTYEETDVKLNKNFAKINNDETKKILGFKFRTFDETVDDTAKQILRVEKRL from the coding sequence atGTCCGTCTTCGTCTCTGGTGCAACAGGTTTCATTGCTCAACATATAGTCAATGACTTATTACAACAAAATTACAAAGTTATTGGTACTGCTAGATCGCAAGAAAAGgttgataaattaattaaacaATTCGGTAACAACAAGAACTTTTCTATGGAAATTGTCAAGGATGTTGCTGATATCAACGCTTTTGACGACGTTTTCAAGAGACGTGGTAgtgaaattaaatatgtTTTACACACAGCTTCTCCTTTCCACTTCAATGTCACTGATGCTGAAAAAGATTTATTGATCCCAGCTGTCAATGGTACTAAGGGTATTTTGTCTTCAATCAAAAAGTATGCCCCAAAGAACGTTGAAAGATTTGTAGTCACTTCTTCTTTTGCCGCTGTTTCCGATTTAGAAGATCAATCTAATTCTAATGTCATCTACACAGAAAAGGATTGGTGTAAATTAAACTGGCAAACTGCCCAAGCAAATGCTGTTGCCGCTTATTGGGGTTCCAAGACTTTTGCTGAAAAAGCTGCTTGGGAGTTcttagaagaaaataagGATTCAGTTAGCCTAAAAATTACTGCTATCAACCCAGTCTATGTTTTTGGTCCTCAATTATTCGATGAAGATGTTACTGCTAAACTAAACACTTCCTGTGAATTTATCAACAGTTTAGTACACTCTACTCCAGAGACTAAAGTCGAAAAAACTTGTGCTGGTAACTTCATCGATGTCCGTGATGTTTCCAAGGCCCACATACTTGCTTTCCAAAAGGAAGAAACCATTGGTAAGAGATTAATTTTAAGTGAAGGTCCATTCGGTATGCAAGACATCGTCAACACTTTAAACAAGGACTTCCCACAATTGAAGGGTAAAATTGCTCCAACTTACGAAGAAACTGATGTTAAACTAAATAAGAACTTTGCTAAGATTAATAACGATGAAACAAAGAAGATTTTGGgctttaaatttagaacTTTCGATGAAACCGTCGATGACACTGCTAAACAAATTTTAAGAGTGGAAAAGAGATTATAG